From a single Paraburkholderia youngii genomic region:
- a CDS encoding homospermidine synthase has product MSAQVNWTKHAVCHGNIVIIGLGSIASSLLPILFRHIDVCPKHVTVFCPPGNDTAIARECGLSVVEQALSENNFEALLAGYVKRGDLVLNLSVNVSSESLVRFCWSRGALYLDTSIEPWEGESTDPDRSASRRSNYALREALLAFRLDKRDGPTAVLTQGANPGLASAFVKQALLDMASNSGIEATALRSYEDWAALAHRLNIKAIHVAERDFQIAKCRKARNEFVNTWSVDAFVEEGMQPAELGWGTHERHWPADARRHGFGSDAAIYLQRPGLATRVRSWTPLAGSYHGFLITHGESISIADHLTLRKDGEVIYRPTVHYAYRPCDDAFLSIDEFAGRGWRLQDQKRIMRDEIVDGADELGVLLMGNDNGVYWYGSRLTTPQARRLAPHNDATSLQVVAGILAGIVWALGNPDAGVVEPDDIDYQTVMRVARPYLGEMIGVYDSWTPLGQRSLLYDSPCDDDPWQFLNIRVP; this is encoded by the coding sequence ATGAGCGCGCAGGTGAATTGGACAAAGCACGCCGTTTGTCACGGCAATATCGTGATCATTGGACTAGGAAGCATCGCGAGTTCGCTGCTACCGATACTTTTCAGGCACATCGATGTTTGCCCGAAACACGTGACCGTGTTTTGCCCGCCCGGCAACGATACGGCGATCGCTCGCGAATGCGGGCTGAGCGTCGTCGAGCAGGCGCTGTCGGAGAACAACTTCGAGGCGCTGCTCGCTGGCTACGTCAAAAGAGGCGACCTCGTGCTGAATCTGTCAGTGAACGTGTCGAGCGAATCGCTCGTGCGTTTCTGCTGGTCTCGTGGCGCGCTGTATCTCGACACATCCATCGAGCCATGGGAAGGAGAGTCGACCGATCCCGATCGTTCCGCCTCCAGGCGCAGCAACTATGCGCTTCGGGAAGCTTTGCTGGCCTTTCGCCTCGACAAGCGCGACGGTCCGACCGCCGTTCTCACGCAAGGCGCGAACCCCGGACTGGCTTCGGCGTTCGTAAAACAGGCGCTGCTCGATATGGCCTCCAACAGCGGCATCGAGGCAACAGCGCTGCGCAGCTACGAGGACTGGGCTGCGCTCGCACACCGGCTGAACATCAAGGCGATTCACGTAGCGGAGCGGGACTTCCAGATCGCCAAATGCCGCAAGGCGCGAAACGAATTCGTCAATACGTGGTCCGTCGACGCTTTCGTGGAAGAGGGCATGCAGCCGGCGGAACTTGGATGGGGTACGCATGAACGGCATTGGCCTGCGGACGCGCGTCGGCACGGATTCGGCAGTGATGCGGCGATCTACCTGCAACGCCCGGGACTCGCGACCCGCGTACGCAGTTGGACGCCGCTCGCCGGTAGTTATCATGGGTTCCTCATTACGCACGGAGAGTCGATCTCCATCGCCGACCATCTGACACTTCGCAAGGATGGCGAAGTGATCTACCGTCCGACGGTGCACTATGCTTATCGGCCCTGCGACGATGCATTTCTTTCGATCGACGAGTTCGCCGGACGAGGCTGGCGCCTGCAGGACCAAAAGCGGATCATGCGCGATGAGATCGTCGATGGCGCCGACGAACTCGGCGTGCTGTTGATGGGAAACGACAACGGAGTCTACTGGTACGGCTCCCGTCTGACCACGCCGCAAGCCCGTCGACTCGCGCCGCATAACGACGCAACGAGCCTGCAGGTGGTGGCCGGCATCCTGGCCGGCATCGTATGGGCGCTCGGGAATCCGGACGCCGGCGTAGTCGAGCCGGACGACATCGACTATCAAACCGTGATGCGGGTCGCGCGACCCTATCTGGGCGAGATGATTGGCGTCTATGATTCATGGACGCCGCTCGGGCAACGCTCGCTCCTTTACGATTCGCCGTGCGACGACGATCCCTGGCAATTTCTCAACATACGCGTTCCATAG